From one Ctenopharyngodon idella isolate HZGC_01 chromosome 15, HZGC01, whole genome shotgun sequence genomic stretch:
- the LOC127495710 gene encoding NACHT, LRR and PYD domains-containing protein 12-like isoform X6, translating to MRSDESMDHPFNFKSGDTQTDLRSFHQKRSEPESSCVSMRSDRSMDHPLHFKSGDTQTDLLRSFHQKRSEPESSCVSMRSDRSMDHPLHFKSGDTQTDLLRSFHQKRSEPESSCVSMRSDRSMDHPLHFKSGDTQTDLLRSFHQKRSEPEPSCVSMRSDESMDHPFNFKSGDTQTDLSSVHQKRSEPEPSCVSMRSDGSMGRQLHFKSGDTQTDLSSVHQKRSEPEPSCVSMSSDASMGHKIHFPSGDTQTDLNHKVLNRFISNLMKKFECLYEGTAQQGNPTLLNEIYTELYITESESGEISNEHEVRQIETQYRRAETEDTPIQCNDIFRPLPGQDNPIRTVLTKGVAGIGKTVSVQKFILDWAEGKENQDVQLIFPLPFREINLMKDKTLSLSDLLHVFFPETKEMEISSDKYKVLFIFDGLDECRLSLDFQSDVRLCDVSESASVDVLLMNLIAGNLLPSDLIWITSRPAAADLVPSECVHRVTEVRGFNDPQKEEYFRKRISDQSLANTIIRHLKSSRSLYIMCHIPVFCWISATVLEKMLSKAESGEIPKTLTQMYTHFLILQTNIKHEKDYEKNVTDEDMVLKLGKVAFQQLVKGNVIFYEEDLRECGIDATEASVYSGLCTQIFKEEFGWYQGKVFCFVHLSVQEHLAALYAHLSCTNNNRDVFDPITKQSLRSKVKDWFQHNPSEHVSLSEVHQRAVNEALQSKNGHLDLFLRFLLGLSVESHQILLKELMKQRRIRSDRNRKTVEYIKKKISTIDSLEKSINLFHCLNELGDHSLVEEIQHYLKSERIKEAKLSSSQWSALVFVLLTSEKKLDEFDINTFVGGNNKAEKLKVYLKLLPVIKESRSVQLSDCGLTDEGCAALTSALKSNPSNLRELDLTLNKIGNSVNQLSDVLKDPHCKLEILRLFDCRVTDEGCAALASALRSNPSHLRELSLSKNKIGESVNLLSHVLQDPHCKLEILRLSKCGITYEGCAALASALRSNPSHLRELDLSFNKIGDSVNLLSHVLKYPHCKLEILWLFDCDLTDEGCAALASALRSNPSHMRELSLSRNKIGKSVKRLYFVLQNPHCKLEKLRLWDCGVTPEGCLALTSALRSNPSHLRELNLSGNTIGKSVNLLSDVLEDPRCKLETLWFSKCGIKDQGCAALASGLRSNPSHLRELDLSRNKIRKAVNLLSDVLKDPHCKLEKLRLRDCGVTYQGCAALTSALRSNPSHLRELNLSENKIGNSVNLLSALLQDPHCKLEMLWLSYCGLTDEDCAALASALRSNPSHLRELDLSGNKIGDSGRKLLTALKNSPHYKLETLQCL from the exons GTCATTTCATCAGAAGAGATCAGAAccagagtccagctgtgtgtctatgaggAGTGACAGGTCTATGGATCATCCATTACATTTTAAGAGTGGAGATACACAGACCGATCTTCTCAG GTCATTTCATCAGAAGAGATCAGAAccagagtccagctgtgtgtctatgaggAGTGACAGGTCTATGGATCATCCATTACATTTTAAGAGTGGAGATACACAGACCGATCTTCTCAG GTCATTTCATCAGAAGAGATCAGAACCAgagcccagctgtgtgtctatgaggAGTGACGAGTCTATGGATCATCCATTTAATTTTAAGAGTGGAGATACACAGACTGATCTGAG ttcagttcatcagaagagatcagaaccagagcccagctgtgtgtctatgaggAGTGACGGGTCTATGGGTCggcaattacattttaagagtgGAGATACACAGACCGATCTCAG TTCAGTTCATCAGAAGAGATCAGAACCAGAGCCCAGCTGTGTGTCGATGAGTAGTGACGCGTCTATGggtcataaaatacattttccgAGTGGAGATACACAGACTGATCTGAA TCATAAAGTCCTCAACAGGTTTATATCAAATCTGATGAAGAAGTTTGAGTGTCTGTATGAGGGAACAGCACAGCAGGGAAAcccaacactcctgaatgagaTCTACACAGAGCTCTACATCACAGAGAGTGAGAGTGGAGAGATCAGTAATGAGCATGAGGTGAGACAGATTGAGACACAATACAGGAGAGCAGAAACAGAGGACACACCGATCCAATGCAATGACATCTTTAGACCTTTACCTGGACAAGACAACCCCATCAGAactgtgctgacaaagggagtcgctggaattggaaaaacagtctctgtgcagaagttcatcctggactgggctgaagggaaaGAGAATCAGGACGTCCAGCTCATATTTCCACTTCCTTTCAGAGAGATCAATTTGATGAAGGACAAAACACTCAGCCTTTCTGATCTTCTTCATGTCTTTTtccctgaaacaaaagaaatggaaatatccagtgacaaatataaagtgttgttcatctttgatggtctggacGAGTGTCGTCTGTCTCTGGATTTTCAGAGCGATGTGAGGTTGTGTGATGTAAGTGAATCAGCCTCAGTGGACGTGCTGCTGATGAACCTCATTGCGGGGAATCTGCTTCCCTCTGATCTtatctggatcacctccagaccagcagcagctgatCTCGTCCCCTCTGAGTGTGTCCATCGAGTGACAGAGGTACGAGGATTCAATGATCCACAGAAGGAGGAAtacttcaggaagagaatcagtgatcaGAGTCTGGCCAATACAATCATCAGACACCTGAAGTCATCAAGGAGCCTctacatcatgtgccacatcccagtgttctgctggatctcagccaCTGTTCTAGAGAAGATGTTGAGCAAAGCAGAGAGTGGAGAGATTCCTAAGACTCTcactcaaatgtacacacacttcctgatcctTCAGACCAACATCAAACATGAGAAGGACTATGAAAAGAACGTGACAGATGAAGACATGGTCCTCAAACTGGGGAAAGTGGCTTTTCAGCAGCTTGTGAAAGGCAATGTGATCTTCTATGAGGAAGACCTGAGAGAGTGTGGCATTGATGCGACAgaagcatcagtgtactcaggattgtgcactcagatcttcaAAGAGGAGTTTGGCTGGTATCAGGGGAAAGTCTTCTGCTTTGTTCATCTGAGTGTTCAGGAACATCTAGCGGCTCTATATGCGCACCTCTCCTGTACAAACAACAACAGAGATGTGTTTGACCCAATCACCAAACAGAGTTTGAGGTCTAAAGTTAAGGATTGGTTTCAACACAATCCATCAGAACATGTTTCATTATCTGAGGTGCATCAGAGAGCTGTGAATGAGGCTCTACAGAGTAAAAATGGACATCTGGACCTTTTCCTGCGATTTCTTCTGGGTCTGTCAGTGGAGTCTCATCAGATTCTCCTAAAAGAACTAATGAAACAGAGAAGAATCAGATCTGACAGAAATAGGAAAACAGTTGAGTACATCAAGAAGAAGATCAGCACCATTGACTCTCTAGAGAaatccatcaatctgttccactgtctgaatgaactgggtGATCATTCACTAGTGGAGGAAATACAACATTATCTGAAATCTGAAAGAATAAAGGAAGCCAAACTCTCTTCATCTCAGTGGTCAGCTTTAgtctttgtgttgttgacatcagaGAAGAAGCTGGATGAGTTTgatattaatacatttgttgGAGGAAACAATAAAGCTGAAAAACTGAAAGTTTATCTGAAGCTGCTGCCTGTGATTAAAGAATCCAGATCAGTTCA GTTGAGTGATTGTGGtctcacagatgaaggttgtgctgctctgacttcagctctgaaatcaaacccctCAAACCTGAGAGAACTAGATCTGACACTGAATAAAATAGGAAATTCTGTAAATCAGCTGTCTGATGTACTAaaggatcctcactgtaaactggagatacTACG gttgttTGATTGTagagtcacagatgaaggttgtgctgctctggcttcagctctgagatcaaacccctcacacctgagagaactgagtctgtctaaaaataaaataggagAATCAGTGAATCTGCTGTCTCATGTACTACAGGATCCTCACTGCAAACTGGAGATACTGCG gttgagtaAGTGTGGAATCACatatgaaggttgtgctgctctggcttcagctctgagatcaaacccttcacacctgagagaactggatcTGTCATTTAATAAAATAGGAGATTCAGTGAATCTGCTGTCTCATGTACTAAAatatcctcactgtaaactggagatattgtg gttgttTGATTGTGAtctcacagatgaaggttgtgctgctctggcttcagctctgagatcaaacccctcacacatGAGAGAACTGAGTCTGTCTAGGAATAAAATAGGAAAATCAGTGAAACGGCTGTATTTTGTACTACagaatcctcactgtaaactggagaaactgcg gttgtgGGATTGTGGAGTCACACCTGAAGGTTGTTtggctctgacttcagctctgagatcaaacccctcacacctgagagaactgaaTCTGTCTGGGAATACAATAGGAAAATCAGTAAATCTTCTCTCTGATGTACTAGAGGATCCTCGCTGTAAACTGGAGACactgtg gttcaGTAAGTGTGGAATCAAAGAtcaaggttgtgctgctctggcttcaggtctgagatcaaacccctcacacctgagagaactggatctgtctaggaataaaataagaaaagcagtgaatctgctgtctgatgtactaaaggatcctcactgtaaactggagaaactgcG gttgagggATTGTGGAGTCACATAtcaaggttgtgctgctctgacttcagctctgagatcaaacccctcacacctgagagaactgaaTCTGTCTGAGAATAAAATAGGAAATTCAGTGAATCTGCTGTCTGCTCTACTacaggatcctcactgtaaactggagatgctgtg gttgagttATTGTGGTCTCACAGATGAAgattgtgctgctctggcttcagctctgagatcaaacccctcacacctgagagaactggatcTATCTGGGAATAAAATAGGAGATTCAGGACGTAAACTGCTCACTGCTCTAAAGAATTCTCCACATTATAAACTAGAGACACTGCA gtgtctttaa
- the LOC127495710 gene encoding NACHT, LRR and PYD domains-containing protein 12-like isoform X4, producing the protein MRSDESMDHPFNFKSGDTQTDLRSFHQKRSEPESSCVSMRSDRSMDHPLHFKSGDTQTDLLRSFHQKRSEPEPSCVSMRSDESMDHPFNFKSGDTQTDLRSFHQKRSEPESSCVSMRSDRSMDHPLHFKSGDTQTDLLRSFHQKRSEPESSCVSMRSDRSMDHPLHFKSGDTQTDLLRSFHQKRSEPEPSCVSMRSDESMDHPFNFKSGDTQTDLSSVHQKRSEPEPSCVSMRSDGSMGRQLHFKSGDTQTDLSSVHQKRSEPEPSCVSMSSDASMGHKIHFPSGDTQTDLNHKVLNRFISNLMKKFECLYEGTAQQGNPTLLNEIYTELYITESESGEISNEHEVRQIETQYRRAETEDTPIQCNDIFRPLPGQDNPIRTVLTKGVAGIGKTVSVQKFILDWAEGKENQDVQLIFPLPFREINLMKDKTLSLSDLLHVFFPETKEMEISSDKYKVLFIFDGLDECRLSLDFQSDVRLCDVSESASVDVLLMNLIAGNLLPSDLIWITSRPAAADLVPSECVHRVTEVRGFNDPQKEEYFRKRISDQSLANTIIRHLKSSRSLYIMCHIPVFCWISATVLEKMLSKAESGEIPKTLTQMYTHFLILQTNIKHEKDYEKNVTDEDMVLKLGKVAFQQLVKGNVIFYEEDLRECGIDATEASVYSGLCTQIFKEEFGWYQGKVFCFVHLSVQEHLAALYAHLSCTNNNRDVFDPITKQSLRSKVKDWFQHNPSEHVSLSEVHQRAVNEALQSKNGHLDLFLRFLLGLSVESHQILLKELMKQRRIRSDRNRKTVEYIKKKISTIDSLEKSINLFHCLNELGDHSLVEEIQHYLKSERIKEAKLSSSQWSALVFVLLTSEKKLDEFDINTFVGGNNKAEKLKVYLKLLPVIKESRSVQLSDCGLTDEGCAALTSALKSNPSNLRELDLTLNKIGNSVNQLSDVLKDPHCKLEILRLFDCRVTDEGCAALASALRSNPSHLRELSLSKNKIGESVNLLSHVLQDPHCKLEILRLSKCGITYEGCAALASALRSNPSHLRELDLSFNKIGDSVNLLSHVLKYPHCKLEILWLFDCDLTDEGCAALASALRSNPSHMRELSLSRNKIGKSVKRLYFVLQNPHCKLEKLRLWDCGVTPEGCLALTSALRSNPSHLRELNLSGNTIGKSVNLLSDVLEDPRCKLETLWFSKCGIKDQGCAALASGLRSNPSHLRELDLSRNKIRKAVNLLSDVLKDPHCKLEKLRLRDCGVTYQGCAALTSALRSNPSHLRELNLSENKIGNSVNLLSALLQDPHCKLEMLWLSYCGLTDEDCAALASALRSNPSHLRELDLSGNKIGDSGRKLLTALKNSPHYKLETLQCL; encoded by the exons GTCATTTCATCAGAAGAGATCAGAACCAgagcccagctgtgtgtctatgaggAGTGACGAGTCTATGGATCATCCATTTAATTTTAAGAGTGGAGATACACAGACTGATCTGAG GTCATTTCATCAGAAGAGATCAGAAccagagtccagctgtgtgtctatgaggAGTGACAGGTCTATGGATCATCCATTACATTTTAAGAGTGGAGATACACAGACTGATCTTCTCAG GTCATTTCATCAGAAGAGATCAGAAccagagtccagctgtgtgtctatgaggAGTGACAGGTCTATGGATCATCCATTACATTTTAAGAGTGGAGATACACAGACCGATCTTCTCAG GTCATTTCATCAGAAGAGATCAGAACCAgagcccagctgtgtgtctatgaggAGTGACGAGTCTATGGATCATCCATTTAATTTTAAGAGTGGAGATACACAGACTGATCTGAG ttcagttcatcagaagagatcagaaccagagcccagctgtgtgtctatgaggAGTGACGGGTCTATGGGTCggcaattacattttaagagtgGAGATACACAGACCGATCTCAG TTCAGTTCATCAGAAGAGATCAGAACCAGAGCCCAGCTGTGTGTCGATGAGTAGTGACGCGTCTATGggtcataaaatacattttccgAGTGGAGATACACAGACTGATCTGAA TCATAAAGTCCTCAACAGGTTTATATCAAATCTGATGAAGAAGTTTGAGTGTCTGTATGAGGGAACAGCACAGCAGGGAAAcccaacactcctgaatgagaTCTACACAGAGCTCTACATCACAGAGAGTGAGAGTGGAGAGATCAGTAATGAGCATGAGGTGAGACAGATTGAGACACAATACAGGAGAGCAGAAACAGAGGACACACCGATCCAATGCAATGACATCTTTAGACCTTTACCTGGACAAGACAACCCCATCAGAactgtgctgacaaagggagtcgctggaattggaaaaacagtctctgtgcagaagttcatcctggactgggctgaagggaaaGAGAATCAGGACGTCCAGCTCATATTTCCACTTCCTTTCAGAGAGATCAATTTGATGAAGGACAAAACACTCAGCCTTTCTGATCTTCTTCATGTCTTTTtccctgaaacaaaagaaatggaaatatccagtgacaaatataaagtgttgttcatctttgatggtctggacGAGTGTCGTCTGTCTCTGGATTTTCAGAGCGATGTGAGGTTGTGTGATGTAAGTGAATCAGCCTCAGTGGACGTGCTGCTGATGAACCTCATTGCGGGGAATCTGCTTCCCTCTGATCTtatctggatcacctccagaccagcagcagctgatCTCGTCCCCTCTGAGTGTGTCCATCGAGTGACAGAGGTACGAGGATTCAATGATCCACAGAAGGAGGAAtacttcaggaagagaatcagtgatcaGAGTCTGGCCAATACAATCATCAGACACCTGAAGTCATCAAGGAGCCTctacatcatgtgccacatcccagtgttctgctggatctcagccaCTGTTCTAGAGAAGATGTTGAGCAAAGCAGAGAGTGGAGAGATTCCTAAGACTCTcactcaaatgtacacacacttcctgatcctTCAGACCAACATCAAACATGAGAAGGACTATGAAAAGAACGTGACAGATGAAGACATGGTCCTCAAACTGGGGAAAGTGGCTTTTCAGCAGCTTGTGAAAGGCAATGTGATCTTCTATGAGGAAGACCTGAGAGAGTGTGGCATTGATGCGACAgaagcatcagtgtactcaggattgtgcactcagatcttcaAAGAGGAGTTTGGCTGGTATCAGGGGAAAGTCTTCTGCTTTGTTCATCTGAGTGTTCAGGAACATCTAGCGGCTCTATATGCGCACCTCTCCTGTACAAACAACAACAGAGATGTGTTTGACCCAATCACCAAACAGAGTTTGAGGTCTAAAGTTAAGGATTGGTTTCAACACAATCCATCAGAACATGTTTCATTATCTGAGGTGCATCAGAGAGCTGTGAATGAGGCTCTACAGAGTAAAAATGGACATCTGGACCTTTTCCTGCGATTTCTTCTGGGTCTGTCAGTGGAGTCTCATCAGATTCTCCTAAAAGAACTAATGAAACAGAGAAGAATCAGATCTGACAGAAATAGGAAAACAGTTGAGTACATCAAGAAGAAGATCAGCACCATTGACTCTCTAGAGAaatccatcaatctgttccactgtctgaatgaactgggtGATCATTCACTAGTGGAGGAAATACAACATTATCTGAAATCTGAAAGAATAAAGGAAGCCAAACTCTCTTCATCTCAGTGGTCAGCTTTAgtctttgtgttgttgacatcagaGAAGAAGCTGGATGAGTTTgatattaatacatttgttgGAGGAAACAATAAAGCTGAAAAACTGAAAGTTTATCTGAAGCTGCTGCCTGTGATTAAAGAATCCAGATCAGTTCA GTTGAGTGATTGTGGtctcacagatgaaggttgtgctgctctgacttcagctctgaaatcaaacccctCAAACCTGAGAGAACTAGATCTGACACTGAATAAAATAGGAAATTCTGTAAATCAGCTGTCTGATGTACTAaaggatcctcactgtaaactggagatacTACG gttgttTGATTGTagagtcacagatgaaggttgtgctgctctggcttcagctctgagatcaaacccctcacacctgagagaactgagtctgtctaaaaataaaataggagAATCAGTGAATCTGCTGTCTCATGTACTACAGGATCCTCACTGCAAACTGGAGATACTGCG gttgagtaAGTGTGGAATCACatatgaaggttgtgctgctctggcttcagctctgagatcaaacccttcacacctgagagaactggatcTGTCATTTAATAAAATAGGAGATTCAGTGAATCTGCTGTCTCATGTACTAAAatatcctcactgtaaactggagatattgtg gttgttTGATTGTGAtctcacagatgaaggttgtgctgctctggcttcagctctgagatcaaacccctcacacatGAGAGAACTGAGTCTGTCTAGGAATAAAATAGGAAAATCAGTGAAACGGCTGTATTTTGTACTACagaatcctcactgtaaactggagaaactgcg gttgtgGGATTGTGGAGTCACACCTGAAGGTTGTTtggctctgacttcagctctgagatcaaacccctcacacctgagagaactgaaTCTGTCTGGGAATACAATAGGAAAATCAGTAAATCTTCTCTCTGATGTACTAGAGGATCCTCGCTGTAAACTGGAGACactgtg gttcaGTAAGTGTGGAATCAAAGAtcaaggttgtgctgctctggcttcaggtctgagatcaaacccctcacacctgagagaactggatctgtctaggaataaaataagaaaagcagtgaatctgctgtctgatgtactaaaggatcctcactgtaaactggagaaactgcG gttgagggATTGTGGAGTCACATAtcaaggttgtgctgctctgacttcagctctgagatcaaacccctcacacctgagagaactgaaTCTGTCTGAGAATAAAATAGGAAATTCAGTGAATCTGCTGTCTGCTCTACTacaggatcctcactgtaaactggagatgctgtg gttgagttATTGTGGTCTCACAGATGAAgattgtgctgctctggcttcagctctgagatcaaacccctcacacctgagagaactggatcTATCTGGGAATAAAATAGGAGATTCAGGACGTAAACTGCTCACTGCTCTAAAGAATTCTCCACATTATAAACTAGAGACACTGCA gtgtctttaa